The Bernardetia litoralis DSM 6794 genome includes a window with the following:
- a CDS encoding gliding motility-associated C-terminal domain-containing protein: MKNFCYTFLCKKRILLLSFLFTFIFLVNFSAFATHIVGGELEFIHVRGDVYRIGVVTYFDAVNGDPGAIDATALVGIFSKRTNQQILTLDIAPDSDTPVEYTNPNCAIGDLLVRRIYYAQEITLNRSFFNEPEGYYMIWERCCRNNTISNIVAPEAAGLTMYLEFPPLVDTSGRPFINSEPQIFPPLSDYVCINQPFYFDFSGEDPDGDELRYRLTVPINGFSSVADPRPANPSPAPYSLVEFTAGISLNNVVPGSVPLQINDNGILSLTASRTGLFVFAIAVEEYRNGIKIGEVRRDYQLLVIDCPTATKPNIAFKADAEPTRYREGTTVILEPNDERCGNLFVTDSDPNTVIEARIEPINFTEADGILVQNGGNISGRGDELSLNVCFPDCPLNPDDLDEPYIMDFIVLDNSCAVPLLDTIRVNVLVRNLPNDPPTFITDAVFDEATNCYIKEVIIGEQLIINTTADDENGDELNITLTGLPAGANFTGATQGNPILNGQIIWTPDCDILSADETEKTFDVNFTTTDIRKCDSAEVVETCLTIKVLADTTQNIAPEISANLTFDSTTNQYVYDSVFVGDIIDFNTFATDPDGDSLTVEFLPQNFTDNGRDINYSPLQGIGNINSDFLWQTSCEDLDNPLSPQTFLMDFEVKDYDVCGNFDSTDQIQVRVVLLPRPNIAPTIRASLVYDSTMMAYCDTLTLGEPYQFLLTGDDPNGDSIQITGNGVSFDFSDYQMQFTPVEGIPILTTDFVWNTSCEQTNIPIGTPINLKFKVTDFNECENSLSEEIDVKLIVLPPDPNNTAPEAVPEITTFDTNEDVFVDTVYVGDAINFDVLGLDAQSDSVLLYAQGVGFNLSDFDMTFPQVSGFAPIESTFNWQTLCEYLGNDPVANPQKEFLIDFIIKDFNDCQESLGDTVRIKLILLYEKNPNRAPEVSANLTFDAAQDLYIRSVEVDELVRFDVTGEDVDNSFLSLKGNGIGFNFDDLNMNFEDIFGTPSLVSEFTWQPSCSNLGFQNADTSYFAEFIVTDIANCDIIYTDTIKVRFDLTVDAQNTPPTLELQNVDSISISNPNECVIRVAIGQEIIIPSLADDVDGDRLSLFARGFDFNLSDFGMQYENKQGFPILQSDFTWTPQCDILEGEFSKEFKIIFTASDTTNCGLRASTPKTLTIIVEDASVNLDFTPANVFTPNNDGKNDTFYIPNLPEDDCNDQFQGVEIYNRWGTLLFESKDRNFEWDGDNATSGQYYFLIKYRNKTYKNWLTILRD, encoded by the coding sequence TTGAAAAACTTTTGTTATACTTTTTTATGTAAAAAACGAATTCTTCTTTTATCGTTTTTATTTACTTTCATTTTTTTAGTAAATTTTTCAGCTTTCGCTACACACATTGTAGGAGGTGAATTAGAGTTTATACACGTAAGAGGAGATGTGTATAGAATAGGAGTAGTAACTTATTTTGATGCTGTCAATGGAGATCCAGGGGCTATTGATGCCACTGCTCTTGTTGGTATTTTTTCCAAACGAACAAACCAACAAATATTGACTCTAGATATTGCCCCTGATTCAGATACTCCTGTAGAATATACAAATCCTAACTGTGCTATTGGTGATTTGTTGGTGCGTCGTATTTATTATGCACAAGAAATTACGCTAAATAGAAGCTTTTTTAATGAACCTGAAGGTTATTATATGATTTGGGAAAGATGTTGTAGAAATAATACAATTAGTAATATTGTTGCTCCTGAAGCTGCTGGGCTTACTATGTACTTGGAATTTCCTCCTTTGGTAGATACAAGTGGGCGACCGTTTATTAATTCTGAACCTCAGATTTTTCCACCACTTAGTGATTATGTTTGTATAAATCAGCCTTTTTATTTTGATTTTAGTGGCGAAGATCCAGATGGTGATGAGCTTCGTTATCGTCTTACTGTTCCTATCAATGGTTTTAGTTCTGTTGCCGACCCTCGCCCAGCAAATCCAAGTCCTGCACCTTATTCATTGGTGGAGTTTACAGCAGGAATATCTTTGAATAATGTAGTACCAGGAAGTGTACCTCTTCAAATAAATGATAATGGAATTCTATCGCTTACAGCCTCACGAACAGGGCTTTTTGTTTTTGCTATTGCAGTAGAGGAATACAGAAATGGAATAAAAATAGGAGAAGTAAGAAGAGATTATCAACTTTTAGTAATTGATTGTCCGACAGCTACAAAACCAAATATAGCTTTTAAAGCTGATGCAGAACCTACTCGTTATAGAGAAGGAACAACAGTTATTCTTGAGCCAAATGACGAAAGATGTGGAAATCTTTTTGTTACAGATTCTGACCCAAATACAGTTATTGAAGCTAGAATAGAACCAATTAATTTTACAGAGGCAGATGGAATATTAGTACAAAACGGTGGAAATATAAGTGGAAGAGGAGACGAGCTTTCTTTGAATGTTTGTTTTCCTGATTGTCCTCTAAATCCTGATGATTTGGATGAGCCTTATATTATGGACTTTATTGTTTTGGATAATAGTTGTGCTGTTCCTCTTTTGGATACGATTCGTGTAAATGTTCTTGTCCGAAACCTTCCAAATGACCCTCCCACTTTTATTACAGATGCTGTTTTTGATGAAGCTACAAATTGTTATATAAAAGAAGTAATAATTGGAGAGCAATTAATAATAAACACAACTGCCGATGATGAAAATGGAGATGAATTAAATATTACACTAACAGGATTGCCAGCAGGAGCAAATTTTACAGGTGCAACACAAGGAAATCCTATCTTGAATGGACAAATTATTTGGACTCCAGATTGTGATATTTTGTCAGCTGATGAAACGGAAAAAACATTTGATGTGAATTTCACAACAACAGACATAAGAAAATGTGATAGCGCAGAAGTAGTAGAAACTTGTTTGACAATCAAAGTGTTGGCTGACACAACTCAAAATATCGCACCTGAAATATCTGCAAATCTTACCTTTGATTCTACTACAAATCAATATGTTTATGATAGTGTTTTTGTAGGAGATATAATTGATTTTAATACATTTGCCACCGACCCAGATGGAGATAGTTTGACTGTCGAATTTCTTCCTCAAAATTTTACTGACAATGGAAGAGATATTAATTATTCGCCTCTACAAGGAATTGGAAACATAAATTCTGATTTTTTATGGCAAACAAGCTGCGAAGATTTGGATAACCCTCTCAGTCCACAAACTTTTTTAATGGATTTTGAAGTAAAAGATTATGATGTTTGTGGAAATTTTGATTCGACAGACCAAATACAAGTACGTGTAGTTTTGCTTCCTCGCCCAAATATAGCGCCTACAATTCGTGCTTCGCTTGTGTATGATTCTACAATGATGGCATATTGTGATACACTTACGCTGGGAGAACCCTATCAATTTTTATTGACAGGAGATGACCCAAATGGTGACAGTATTCAGATTACAGGAAATGGAGTTAGTTTTGATTTTTCTGATTATCAAATGCAATTTACACCAGTAGAAGGAATCCCAATCTTGACAACTGATTTTGTATGGAATACAAGTTGTGAGCAAACAAATATTCCAATAGGAACACCAATAAATCTGAAATTCAAAGTAACTGATTTTAATGAATGTGAAAATTCATTATCAGAAGAGATTGATGTAAAATTGATTGTTCTTCCTCCAGACCCAAACAATACAGCACCAGAAGCAGTACCAGAAATTACTACATTTGATACAAATGAAGATGTTTTTGTAGATACTGTTTATGTAGGTGATGCAATTAATTTTGATGTTTTGGGATTAGATGCTCAAAGTGATAGTGTTCTTTTGTATGCACAAGGAGTAGGTTTTAATCTTTCGGATTTTGATATGACTTTTCCTCAAGTGAGTGGATTTGCGCCTATTGAAAGTACATTTAATTGGCAAACTTTGTGTGAATATTTGGGAAATGACCCTGTTGCAAATCCACAAAAAGAATTTTTGATTGATTTTATTATTAAAGATTTTAATGATTGTCAAGAATCTTTAGGAGATACAGTTAGGATAAAATTAATTCTTTTGTATGAAAAAAATCCAAATCGTGCGCCTGAAGTTTCTGCAAATCTTACTTTTGATGCAGCTCAAGATTTGTATATTCGCTCTGTTGAGGTAGATGAATTAGTTCGTTTTGATGTAACTGGCGAAGATGTAGATAATAGTTTTCTTTCTTTGAAAGGAAATGGAATAGGATTTAATTTTGATGATTTGAATATGAATTTTGAAGATATTTTTGGAACACCTAGTCTTGTAAGTGAATTTACGTGGCAGCCTTCGTGTTCAAATCTTGGTTTTCAGAATGCAGATACTTCTTATTTTGCTGAATTTATTGTTACTGATATTGCTAATTGTGATATTATTTATACAGATACAATTAAAGTTCGTTTTGATTTGACTGTTGATGCTCAAAATACGCCTCCTACTTTGGAGCTTCAAAATGTAGATTCAATTTCAATTTCTAATCCAAATGAGTGTGTTATTCGTGTAGCAATTGGGCAAGAAATAATTATTCCTTCGCTTGCAGATGATGTGGATGGCGATAGACTTTCTCTTTTTGCTCGTGGTTTTGATTTTAATTTGTCAGATTTTGGAATGCAATATGAAAACAAACAAGGCTTTCCAATTCTTCAAAGTGATTTTACTTGGACTCCTCAATGTGATATTTTGGAAGGAGAATTTAGCAAAGAATTTAAAATTATTTTTACAGCTTCTGATACTACAAATTGTGGTTTGCGTGCTTCTACTCCAAAAACATTGACGATTATTGTGGAAGATGCTTCTGTAAATCTTGATTTTACGCCTGCCAATGTATTTACGCCAAATAATGACGGAAAAAATGATACTTTTTATATTCCAAATCTTCCTGAAGATGATTGTAATGACCAATTTCAAGGTGTAGAAATCTATAATCGTTGGGGAACATTACTCTTCGAAAGTAAAGACCGTAATTTTGAATGGGACGGAGATAATGCTACTTCGGGTCAATATTATTTCCTAATCAAATACAGAAATAAAACATACAAAAACTGGCTTACTATTTTGAGAGATTAA
- a CDS encoding Na+/H+ antiporter NhaC family protein, whose product MKKVTSNIDSSNSLSSTILPTSNWIALIPLFVFVGTFLGAGIYFNDFYALPSPIAVCLGIFIAFVLLRIPFKENMDTFLRGCGDEKILTMCIIYLLAGAFSTLTKATGSVDAVVNLGINYISPSYYPVGIFLIAAFLSLSAGTSVGAIVALGSVTMALAEQSGISVSLMGAALLTGAMFGDNLSVISDTTIAATQSLGCEMKDKMQTNFKIAFPAALVTIIVLTIYGFSLEIDATSTFASKDVSWVLIIPYIVVIILSLVGINVFVVLFLGVVLSGMMGLYLNSFDVIGFSKTTYKGFEGMSEIFYLSLLTGGLAAMVEKGGGIQFILEKISKFIKNQHTALIGVATLVSAVNFCIANNTVSILISGKIAKSLNDNYEIEPKITASLLDIFACIVQGLLPYGAQVLLLIGLSDGKINYLDILTQAWYLHILFVFSLGLLFYKSKPLAKV is encoded by the coding sequence ATGAAAAAAGTAACTTCTAATATAGACTCTTCAAATTCTCTTTCTTCAACTATTCTACCTACTTCCAATTGGATTGCGCTCATTCCTTTATTTGTTTTTGTAGGTACATTTTTAGGTGCAGGAATTTATTTTAATGATTTTTATGCGCTACCTTCTCCTATTGCTGTTTGTTTGGGTATTTTTATAGCCTTTGTTTTGCTCAGGATTCCTTTCAAAGAAAATATGGATACCTTTTTAAGAGGTTGTGGCGATGAAAAAATCTTGACAATGTGTATTATTTATCTTTTGGCTGGCGCATTTTCTACACTCACTAAGGCAACAGGAAGCGTTGATGCTGTCGTAAATTTAGGCATCAATTATATTTCTCCAAGTTATTATCCTGTCGGAATATTTTTGATAGCTGCTTTTTTATCTTTATCTGCTGGTACTTCTGTTGGTGCAATTGTGGCTTTGGGTTCGGTTACGATGGCTTTGGCAGAACAAAGTGGTATTTCTGTTTCGCTTATGGGAGCTGCTTTATTGACAGGTGCAATGTTTGGTGATAATCTTTCTGTAATTTCTGATACAACTATTGCAGCAACGCAATCTTTGGGCTGTGAGATGAAAGACAAAATGCAAACAAACTTCAAAATTGCTTTTCCTGCTGCTTTGGTTACCATTATTGTTCTTACTATTTATGGTTTTTCTTTAGAAATAGATGCCACTTCTACTTTTGCTTCAAAGGATGTTTCTTGGGTTTTGATAATTCCTTATATCGTTGTTATTATTTTGTCTTTAGTCGGAATTAATGTTTTTGTAGTTTTATTTTTAGGAGTTGTTCTTTCTGGAATGATGGGGTTATACTTGAATAGTTTTGATGTAATTGGATTTAGCAAAACGACTTACAAAGGTTTTGAAGGAATGAGCGAGATATTTTATCTTTCTTTACTTACTGGTGGACTGGCTGCAATGGTAGAAAAAGGGGGAGGAATACAGTTTATTTTGGAGAAAATCAGCAAGTTTATCAAAAATCAACATACAGCTTTAATAGGCGTAGCAACTCTTGTAAGTGCAGTCAATTTTTGTATTGCAAATAATACCGTTTCAATTTTGATTTCTGGAAAAATAGCCAAATCATTGAATGATAACTATGAAATTGAACCAAAAATTACAGCTTCTTTATTAGATATTTTTGCTTGTATTGTTCAAGGATTGTTGCCTTATGGCGCACAGGTTTTGCTTTTGATTGGCTTGAGTGATGGAAAAATAAATTATCTTGACATTTTGACTCAAGCGTGGTATTTACATATTTTATTTGTTTTCTCTTTGGGTTTGCTTTTTTATAAATCTAAACCTTTGGCTAAAGTATAA
- a CDS encoding vWA domain-containing protein codes for MKSLKKLSLTTKIVLVASSTLFFSACNSSKTGNYEMAEGSGASPMRSVNEKSISMNQDKMTMDYSDEIEIDRSNDQIPQNTEEYQKQIENKFIQSLKEPLSTFSIDVDNASYSNARRFIQSGQFPNPDAVRIEEFINYFDYDYKKPTGKHPFSVSTEISTAPWNEKHKLVHVGIQGKDLDYDNLAPSNLVFLIDASGSMSAQNKLPLLRSSLKLLLSQLSKNDHIAIVAYAGAAGLVLESTPATETDKIMKALDAVSAGGSTAGGAGIQLAYSLAKDNLIKEGNNRVILCTDGDFNVGANSAQDLVTMIETKRNDGIYLTLCGFGMGNYKDSQMEQLSNAGNGNYFYIDNIQEAKKVFVTQMRATLFTIAKDVKIQIEFNPAKVAAYRLIGYENRILNKEDFNDDKKDAGELGAGHTVTALYEIIPVGIKSEFLPSVDDLRYQKDESKIKESYTAAASSDELLNLKLRYKKPNEETSNLIVNPLKDDNIVLANTSKNFRFSAAVAEFGMILRNSEFKSNANYEQVISLAKNAKGKDTEGYRSEFLKLIESCQLMSK; via the coding sequence ATGAAATCTTTAAAAAAATTATCTTTGACTACAAAAATCGTTTTGGTAGCCAGTTCTACTTTATTTTTTTCGGCTTGTAATTCTTCCAAAACTGGTAATTATGAAATGGCAGAAGGTTCTGGGGCTTCTCCTATGAGAAGCGTAAATGAAAAATCTATTTCAATGAATCAGGATAAAATGACTATGGATTATTCTGATGAAATTGAGATAGATAGAAGTAATGACCAAATTCCCCAAAATACAGAAGAATATCAAAAACAGATAGAAAATAAATTTATTCAATCTCTCAAAGAACCTCTTTCTACTTTTTCAATTGATGTTGATAATGCTTCCTATTCAAATGCTCGTCGTTTTATTCAGTCTGGACAGTTTCCAAATCCTGATGCTGTTCGTATCGAAGAATTTATAAATTATTTTGATTACGATTATAAAAAACCAACAGGAAAACATCCTTTTTCAGTGAGTACAGAAATTTCTACTGCGCCTTGGAATGAAAAACACAAACTTGTTCATGTTGGAATTCAAGGCAAAGATTTGGATTATGACAATCTTGCTCCTTCAAATTTAGTTTTTTTGATTGATGCTTCGGGTTCAATGTCTGCACAAAATAAATTACCTCTTCTTCGTTCTTCGCTCAAACTTCTTTTATCTCAATTAAGCAAGAATGACCATATTGCGATTGTGGCTTATGCAGGTGCAGCAGGTTTGGTGTTGGAATCTACGCCAGCCACAGAAACAGACAAAATTATGAAGGCTTTAGATGCTGTTTCGGCAGGAGGAAGCACGGCAGGAGGTGCAGGAATACAACTTGCCTATTCTTTGGCAAAAGATAATTTGATAAAAGAAGGAAATAACAGAGTGATTTTGTGTACTGATGGCGATTTTAATGTAGGCGCAAACTCGGCACAAGATTTAGTAACTATGATTGAAACCAAAAGAAATGATGGAATTTATTTGACACTGTGTGGCTTTGGAATGGGAAATTACAAAGACAGTCAAATGGAACAATTGAGCAATGCAGGAAATGGAAATTATTTTTATATCGACAATATTCAAGAAGCTAAAAAAGTTTTTGTAACACAAATGAGAGCTACACTTTTTACAATTGCTAAAGATGTCAAAATTCAAATTGAGTTTAATCCTGCAAAAGTAGCAGCCTATCGTTTGATTGGTTATGAAAACAGAATATTAAACAAAGAAGATTTTAATGATGACAAAAAAGATGCTGGCGAATTGGGCGCAGGACACACTGTAACAGCTCTTTATGAAATTATTCCAGTTGGTATAAAAAGTGAGTTTTTGCCTTCGGTAGATGATTTGCGTTATCAAAAAGATGAAAGCAAAATTAAAGAATCTTATACGGCAGCAGCTTCTTCAGATGAGTTATTAAATCTAAAATTGCGTTATAAAAAGCCTAATGAAGAGACAAGTAATTTGATTGTAAATCCTTTAAAAGATGACAATATTGTTTTAGCTAATACTTCTAAAAACTTTCGTTTTTCGGCTGCTGTGGCAGAGTTTGGAATGATTTTGAGAAATTCAGAATTTAAGTCTAATGCAAATTATGAACAAGTTATTAGTTTAGCCAAAAATGCAAAAGGAAAAGATACAGAAGGTTACCGTTCAGAGTTTTTAAAATTGATAGAAAGCTGTCAGTTGATGTCTAAATAA
- a CDS encoding lipopolysaccharide biosynthesis protein — protein MYKKFLSQTAIYGLTGIIGRLLNYLLTPFYTGIFLPDEYGGISVFYAYAALLNVIYTHGMETTYFRFIAKEKDKNGNDLETKNGKPYNFSLSSVMFTSLILSCLMWIFAEPIATFLEYPNNAQFVKWFAGIIAVDAIVSIPYARLRAEGKAMKFASLRMTVIILTLFLNFFFLYFCKHSAEGTDFLFFQDYAKLIYDPEIGLGYVFLANLIANSSVIPLLWKEFKDFHFTLNWKDFKPMFLYAYPLLFAGIAYSINEVMDRTLLQKWLPDNFYEGKSSMDAVGIYSACYKLSIFITLAVQAFKYGAEPFFFSQASQKNSPKTFATITHFFTIICVLMMLGVSLNVEWIANIFIRNKEYHEGLFIVPILLLANICLGLYYNFSVWFKVSDRTHFGLWISLVGAIITISFNFILIPFLGYFGSAIATFSCYFVMAAMCYLLGRKYQPIPYPILKMILYLGISTTLIFVCLNVEWTGFWQKHLIQNGLLILFLLITILVENRTFKNLKR, from the coding sequence ATGTATAAAAAATTTCTTTCTCAAACGGCAATTTACGGACTTACTGGCATAATTGGTAGATTATTAAATTATCTACTTACGCCTTTTTATACAGGAATTTTTCTTCCTGATGAATATGGTGGTATTTCGGTTTTTTATGCCTATGCTGCACTTCTAAACGTGATTTATACACACGGAATGGAAACGACTTATTTTCGTTTTATAGCAAAAGAAAAAGATAAAAACGGAAATGATTTGGAGACTAAAAATGGAAAACCTTATAATTTTTCCTTGAGTTCGGTCATGTTTACTTCGCTTATTTTGAGCTGCTTGATGTGGATTTTTGCAGAACCGATAGCTACTTTTTTGGAGTATCCAAATAATGCACAGTTTGTAAAATGGTTTGCTGGGATTATTGCCGTTGATGCTATCGTTTCAATTCCCTATGCACGCTTGAGAGCTGAAGGAAAAGCCATGAAATTTGCTTCTCTGCGAATGACTGTCATTATTCTTACTCTTTTTCTCAATTTTTTCTTTCTTTATTTTTGTAAACATAGCGCAGAAGGAACAGATTTTTTATTCTTTCAAGATTACGCAAAATTGATTTATGACCCAGAAATTGGTTTGGGTTATGTTTTTTTAGCGAATTTAATTGCAAACTCTTCAGTAATTCCTTTATTGTGGAAAGAATTTAAAGACTTTCATTTTACCCTAAATTGGAAAGATTTTAAACCTATGTTTTTGTATGCTTATCCGTTGCTTTTTGCAGGAATTGCCTATTCAATCAATGAAGTAATGGACAGAACATTATTACAAAAATGGCTTCCTGATAATTTCTATGAAGGCAAATCTTCAATGGATGCAGTTGGAATTTATTCAGCTTGTTACAAACTTTCTATTTTTATTACTTTGGCTGTTCAGGCGTTTAAGTATGGTGCAGAACCGTTTTTTTTCTCACAAGCAAGTCAGAAAAATTCTCCCAAAACATTTGCTACAATTACTCATTTTTTTACGATTATTTGTGTTTTGATGATGCTAGGCGTGAGTTTGAATGTGGAATGGATAGCCAATATTTTTATACGAAATAAAGAATATCACGAAGGACTTTTTATTGTTCCAATTCTGCTTTTAGCAAATATTTGTTTGGGATTGTATTATAATTTTTCGGTTTGGTTCAAAGTTTCTGACCGTACTCATTTTGGACTTTGGATAAGTCTTGTTGGTGCAATTATTACGATTAGTTTCAATTTTATTTTGATTCCTTTTTTAGGATATTTTGGAAGTGCGATTGCTACTTTTTCATGTTATTTTGTGATGGCAGCAATGTGTTATCTTTTAGGAAGAAAATACCAACCAATTCCTTATCCAATTTTGAAAATGATTTTATACTTAGGAATTTCTACAACTTTGATTTTTGTTTGTTTGAATGTAGAATGGACAGGATTTTGGCAAAAGCATTTGATTCAAAATGGATTACTTATTTTGTTTTTACTGATTACTATTTTAGTGGAAAATCGTACTTTTAAAAATTTGAAGAGGTAG
- a CDS encoding prolyl oligopeptidase family serine peptidase: protein MKKIILPLSIAATLLSACGTEKKINQEEQMPVVFQYPETKKDTTKDTYFGTTVSDSYRWLEDDRSAETESWVKAENEVTFNYLKAIPYREELKNQLEKVWNYEKLSRPFKEGDYTYFYKNDGLQNQYVVYRKKEGEEKDNVFIDPNTFSEDGTVSMAGLNFSKDGSRAAYLISEGGSDWRKIIVIDTESKKAIEDTLQNVKFSGVTWKGNDGFYYSSYDKPEGSELSAKTDQHKLYFHKVGTPQSEDEVIFGATAEQKHRYIGGYLTEDENYLLISASNSTSGNKLFMKDLSKKDAPLITVVDNEDSDTYVMTNEGSKLYLVTNLDAPNKKVVTVDASNPTPENWKDVIAHTRNVLSASSGGGYLFAEYMVDAISKVVQYDMNGKEVREIKLPGVGSAGGFGGKKEESEMYFSFTNYNTPSSIYKFDAETGKYESYWKPAIDFNSDNYESKQVFYTSKDGTKIPMIITYKKGTELNGKNPTILYGYGGFNVSLTPSFSVVNSVWLEQGGVYAVANLRGGGEYGKEWHDAGTQLKKQNVFDDFIAAAEFLISENYTSSDYLAIKGGSNGGLLVGATMTQRPELMKVAIPAVGVLDMLRYHTFTAGAGWAYDYGTSEQSKEMFEYIKNYSPVHNVKKEVSYPATLVVTGDHDDRVVPAHSFKFAAELQEKNKGDNPVMIRIETDAGHGAGKPTSKTIEENADIFAFILYNMGFKTLLKK, encoded by the coding sequence ATGAAAAAAATCATTTTACCATTGTCCATTGCAGCAACTTTACTTTCTGCTTGTGGAACAGAAAAAAAAATAAACCAAGAAGAACAAATGCCTGTTGTATTTCAATATCCCGAGACAAAAAAAGATACTACCAAAGATACTTATTTTGGAACAACCGTTTCAGACTCTTATCGCTGGCTAGAAGATGACCGAAGTGCAGAAACTGAAAGCTGGGTAAAGGCTGAAAATGAAGTTACTTTTAATTATTTAAAAGCAATTCCTTATCGTGAAGAACTCAAAAATCAACTAGAAAAGGTTTGGAATTATGAAAAATTATCAAGACCATTCAAGGAAGGAGATTATACTTATTTCTACAAAAATGATGGTTTGCAAAATCAGTATGTCGTTTATAGAAAAAAAGAAGGCGAGGAGAAAGACAATGTTTTTATAGACCCAAATACATTTTCAGAAGATGGAACGGTTTCTATGGCAGGACTTAATTTTTCTAAAGATGGAAGCCGTGCAGCATATTTGATTTCAGAAGGTGGAAGCGATTGGAGAAAAATAATTGTCATTGATACAGAAAGCAAAAAAGCAATTGAAGACACACTTCAAAATGTGAAATTTAGTGGCGTAACTTGGAAAGGAAATGATGGCTTTTATTATTCTAGCTATGATAAACCAGAAGGAAGCGAACTTTCAGCGAAAACAGACCAACATAAATTATATTTTCATAAAGTAGGAACTCCTCAAAGTGAAGATGAAGTGATTTTTGGTGCAACAGCCGAACAAAAACACAGATATATAGGTGGATATTTGACAGAGGACGAAAATTATTTATTGATTTCAGCTAGTAATTCTACTTCAGGTAATAAATTATTTATGAAGGATTTATCAAAAAAAGATGCTCCTTTGATTACAGTTGTGGATAATGAAGACAGTGATACATACGTCATGACAAATGAAGGTTCAAAACTTTATTTGGTTACAAATCTTGATGCACCAAACAAAAAAGTAGTAACAGTAGATGCTTCAAATCCAACTCCTGAAAATTGGAAAGATGTAATCGCACATACTAGAAATGTTTTGAGTGCTTCATCTGGTGGTGGATATTTATTTGCTGAATATATGGTTGATGCCATTTCAAAAGTGGTTCAGTATGATATGAACGGCAAAGAAGTAAGAGAAATAAAACTACCAGGTGTTGGAAGTGCTGGTGGTTTTGGTGGAAAAAAAGAAGAATCTGAAATGTATTTTTCGTTTACTAATTATAATACACCAAGTAGTATTTATAAATTTGATGCAGAAACAGGAAAATATGAATCTTACTGGAAACCTGCTATTGATTTTAATTCTGATAATTATGAATCAAAACAAGTTTTTTATACTTCAAAAGATGGAACTAAAATTCCGATGATTATTACCTATAAAAAAGGAACAGAATTAAACGGAAAAAATCCAACTATTTTGTATGGTTATGGTGGATTTAATGTTAGTCTTACTCCTAGTTTTAGTGTTGTAAATTCAGTTTGGTTGGAGCAAGGAGGCGTTTATGCTGTTGCAAATCTTAGAGGTGGAGGAGAATATGGAAAAGAATGGCATGATGCAGGAACTCAACTCAAAAAGCAAAATGTTTTTGATGATTTTATTGCTGCTGCTGAGTTTTTGATTAGTGAAAATTATACTTCTAGTGATTATCTAGCAATAAAAGGAGGTTCGAATGGTGGTCTTTTGGTAGGTGCTACAATGACACAACGTCCAGAGCTTATGAAAGTGGCTATTCCTGCTGTTGGTGTTTTGGATATGCTTCGTTATCACACCTTTACAGCTGGTGCAGGTTGGGCGTATGATTATGGAACTTCTGAACAAAGCAAAGAAATGTTTGAGTATATCAAAAATTATTCGCCTGTTCATAATGTAAAAAAAGAAGTTTCTTATCCTGCTACGCTTGTCGTTACTGGCGATCATGATGACAGAGTTGTTCCTGCTCACTCTTTCAAATTTGCTGCTGAGTTACAAGAAAAAAATAAAGGAGACAATCCTGTTATGATTCGTATTGAAACTGATGCAGGTCATGGTGCAGGAAAACCAACAAGCAAAACAATTGAAGAAAATGCTGATATTTTTGCTTTTATTCTTTATAATATGGGATTCAAAACGCTTCTTAAAAAGTAG